The following proteins are encoded in a genomic region of Zea mays cultivar B73 chromosome 9, Zm-B73-REFERENCE-NAM-5.0, whole genome shotgun sequence:
- the LOC103639765 gene encoding uncharacterized protein yields MVSFVTTNGEPTTTTTSKLVWWNLVDQMTMTLTSCTSAAMLPTRTRASPSRALYKSGSIIVLGKTNFLRPGMDPITIWTATKKSGLISYKKILFHGLDLWTALSLPQPLGRAALWPPHRTIHQHLQCKCSRFSNELRSGIRILQEFFVLFAWIYTEGNAFKTPIDDESHLSLFSWTRILA; encoded by the exons ATGGTGAGTTTTGTCACGACTAATGGTGAGCCCACGACTACGACCACGTCAAAGCTGGTCTGGTGGAACCTCGTGGATCAGATGACGATGACGCTGACATCCTGCACCTCTGCTGCGATGCTGCCGACCAGGACACGGGCATCTCCGTCGCGCGCGCTCTACAAGTCTGGATCCATCATCGTGCTCGGCAAGACTAACTTCCTTAGGCCAGGCA TGGATCCCATAACCATATGGACAGCCACAAAGAAAAG TGGCCTGATTAGCTACAAGAAGATCTTGTTCCATGGACTCGATCTCTGGACTGCACTATCGTTGCCTCAGCCCCTAGGTCGTGCTGCCCTCTGGCCTCCTCATCGTACAATTCACCAACATCTCCAATGTAAGTGCAGCAGGTTCAGTAATGAACTCAGAAGTGGCATCAGAATACTCCAAGAGTTTTTTGTTCTTTTTGCCTGGATATATACCGAGGGCAATGCATTCAAAACTCCTATAGATGACGAATCCCATCTCTCCCTCTTTTCCTGGACACGGATCCTAG CATAA